The following coding sequences lie in one Paracidovorax avenae genomic window:
- a CDS encoding XRE family transcriptional regulator yields MQDAKQNFAEKLRNAMEKAGYEARPSVLEREFNTRHWGKPMSLHGVRRWLRGETLPDHRKLVTLSQWLQIPLQDFLEDAAPQAVRPSTEPAALWHAGMGYDDRQLFEVYLRLPVPQRRIAREVILAIARAHAAEEERRGRS; encoded by the coding sequence ATGCAGGATGCAAAGCAAAATTTTGCCGAGAAGTTACGGAACGCTATGGAAAAGGCGGGCTACGAGGCCCGGCCGTCCGTTCTCGAGAGGGAATTCAACACCCGCCACTGGGGCAAGCCCATGAGCCTGCACGGCGTGCGGCGCTGGCTGCGCGGCGAAACCCTGCCCGACCACCGCAAGCTCGTCACCCTCTCCCAGTGGCTGCAGATCCCCCTCCAGGACTTCCTGGAAGACGCGGCCCCGCAGGCCGTGCGCCCCAGCACCGAGCCCGCCGCCCTCTGGCACGCCGGCATGGGCTACGACGACCGCCAGCTGTTCGAGGTCTATCTGCGGCTGCCCGTGCCGCAGCGCCGCATCGCCCGCGAAGTGATCCTCGCCATCGCCCGCGCGCATGCCGCGGAAGAAGAGCGGCGGGGCCGGAGCTGA
- a CDS encoding XRE family transcriptional regulator, with protein sequence MQDQAKQKFARKLREAMETAGYEPKPSVLEREFNTRHWGKPMTLHGVRRWLLGETMPGPRKLTTLSQWLRVPLEDFVDAGDGSAVLRAAGEPLHKWHAGLGYDDRELFDIYLKLPVPQRRLAREVILAIARAHAAGEEPRKG encoded by the coding sequence ATGCAGGACCAAGCAAAACAAAAATTCGCCCGGAAATTGCGGGAGGCAATGGAAACGGCAGGCTACGAACCCAAACCCTCGGTGCTGGAACGCGAGTTCAATACACGGCACTGGGGCAAGCCCATGACGCTCCACGGCGTGCGCCGGTGGCTGCTCGGGGAAACCATGCCGGGCCCCCGCAAGCTCACCACGCTGTCGCAGTGGCTGCGCGTGCCGCTGGAGGACTTCGTCGATGCCGGGGACGGCAGCGCCGTCCTGCGCGCGGCAGGCGAGCCTCTCCACAAATGGCATGCCGGACTCGGCTACGACGACCGAGAGCTTTTCGACATCTATCTCAAGCTGCCGGTCCCCCAGCGGCGCCTGGCACGCGAGGTCATCCTGGCCATCGCGCGGGCCCACGCGGCGGGCGAGGAACCACGCAAGGGCTGA
- a CDS encoding aminotransferase class V-fold PLP-dependent enzyme codes for MPGLLPDVDPDGLLEFSVVYTDRALNHMSRRFAGVVQDILATLKSVYGAHTAVLVPGSGTFGMEAVARQFANREKVLIVRNGWFSYRWSQIFDAGGLGGGAVVCQARRQGEGPQAPWAPCPADEVAQAIRAERPKVVFAPHVETASGILLPDDYLRTVAEAAHEVGALFVLDCVASGAMWVDMRATGVDVLISAPQKGWSGSPCCAMVMLSERARHAIEGTQSSSFSCDLKKWMQIAEGYEKGQHAYHTTMPTDALVRLRDVMFETRDDGFERVRERQIELGAKVRALLESRGFPSVAAEGWKAPGVVVSYTTDPGIQSGRKFLEAGLQTAAGVPLQCGEGPDFQTFRIGLFGLDKWRNVDRTVGHLAAALDRIAPARG; via the coding sequence ATGCCCGGTCTGTTGCCCGATGTCGATCCCGATGGCCTGCTGGAGTTCTCGGTCGTGTACACCGACCGGGCGCTCAACCATATGTCGCGCCGTTTCGCCGGCGTGGTGCAGGACATCCTCGCCACGCTGAAGTCGGTGTACGGCGCCCACACCGCCGTGCTCGTTCCCGGCAGCGGCACGTTCGGCATGGAGGCGGTGGCCCGCCAGTTCGCCAACCGCGAGAAGGTGCTGATCGTTCGCAATGGCTGGTTCAGCTACCGCTGGAGCCAGATTTTCGACGCGGGCGGGCTGGGCGGCGGTGCCGTGGTCTGCCAGGCGCGCCGGCAGGGCGAGGGCCCGCAGGCACCCTGGGCGCCGTGCCCGGCCGACGAGGTGGCGCAGGCCATCCGCGCCGAACGGCCGAAGGTGGTGTTCGCGCCGCACGTGGAGACGGCCAGCGGCATCCTGCTGCCGGACGACTACCTGCGCACCGTGGCTGAGGCGGCGCACGAGGTGGGCGCGCTGTTCGTGCTGGACTGCGTGGCTTCCGGCGCGATGTGGGTGGACATGCGTGCCACGGGCGTGGACGTGCTCATCTCCGCGCCGCAGAAGGGCTGGAGCGGCTCGCCCTGCTGTGCCATGGTCATGCTCAGCGAGCGCGCGCGTCATGCGATCGAGGGAACGCAGAGTTCCAGCTTCTCCTGCGACCTCAAGAAGTGGATGCAGATCGCGGAAGGCTACGAGAAGGGGCAGCATGCCTACCACACGACCATGCCGACCGATGCGCTCGTGCGGCTGCGGGACGTGATGTTCGAGACCCGCGACGACGGCTTCGAGCGGGTGCGCGAGCGGCAGATCGAACTGGGGGCGAAGGTGCGCGCGCTGCTGGAGTCGCGCGGGTTCCCGAGCGTGGCGGCCGAGGGCTGGAAGGCGCCGGGCGTGGTAGTGAGCTACACCACCGATCCGGGCATCCAGAGCGGCCGCAAGTTCCTGGAGGCGGGGCTGCAGACCGCTGCGGGCGTGCCGCTGCAGTGCGGGGAAGGGCCTGACTTCCAGACCTTCCGCATCGGCCTGTTCGGGCTGGACAAGTGGCGCAACGTGGACCGCACGGTCGGCCACCTGGCCGCGGCCCTGGACCGCATCGCGCCCGCCCGGGGCTGA
- a CDS encoding DUF445 domain-containing protein, with the protein MDSSSRNRNPGDGGPAPGMEALGAAGGLLGVPPLGESPSASPAATERALALARSKWLATGLLLAVAAVFAGTYALPPSLLVSCVRAMAEAAMVGALADWFAVSALFRRIPLPWVQRHTDIIARNKERIGGNLAVFVRDKFLDAPSLVTLIRRHDPADMLAQWLTSPGNAQLLGRQVARLALAALDTVEDARIQRFMNQAARALVGQLDLSRTMAAALGALTQGGRHQVLLDDVLARVTLLLRAPETRTFIAEAIVQWIKREHPLKEKVLPTDWLSGKGAGAIAQAIDSLLAEVASDPAHQLRSALDAAVQRLIERLQTDPDWERRGLELREYLQNDETLGRYVHDLWTNLRERLQKDLADDDSEISRRVAAMGQWLGMALAGDPALRVRLNVRLQLWATQVAPDLSQFVAEHIRNTVDRWDAKEMARLVELHIGSDLQFIRINGTVVGGLIGLVLFALSHAREIAQGLGILAAG; encoded by the coding sequence ATGGACAGCAGCAGTCGCAACCGCAACCCCGGCGACGGCGGGCCCGCGCCGGGCATGGAAGCCCTGGGCGCCGCGGGCGGCCTCCTGGGTGTGCCTCCCCTGGGCGAAAGCCCTTCTGCGTCGCCGGCCGCCACCGAGCGCGCGCTGGCGCTGGCGCGGTCGAAATGGCTGGCCACCGGGCTGCTGCTGGCCGTGGCGGCGGTCTTCGCGGGCACCTATGCCCTCCCGCCGAGCCTGCTGGTGTCGTGCGTGCGCGCGATGGCCGAGGCGGCGATGGTCGGTGCACTGGCGGACTGGTTCGCGGTGTCCGCCCTGTTCCGCCGGATCCCGCTGCCCTGGGTGCAGCGCCATACCGACATCATCGCGCGCAACAAGGAGCGCATCGGTGGCAATCTGGCCGTGTTCGTGCGCGACAAGTTCCTGGACGCCCCCTCGCTGGTCACGCTGATCCGCCGCCACGACCCGGCGGACATGCTGGCGCAGTGGCTGACGTCGCCGGGCAACGCGCAGCTGCTGGGGCGGCAGGTGGCGCGGCTGGCGCTCGCGGCGCTCGATACGGTGGAGGACGCGCGCATCCAGCGCTTCATGAACCAGGCCGCGCGCGCGCTGGTGGGGCAACTGGACCTGTCGCGCACCATGGCCGCGGCGCTGGGCGCGCTCACCCAGGGGGGGCGCCACCAGGTGCTGCTGGACGACGTGCTGGCGCGCGTGACCCTGCTGCTGCGCGCCCCCGAGACGCGCACCTTCATCGCGGAAGCCATCGTGCAGTGGATCAAGCGGGAGCACCCCCTGAAGGAGAAGGTGCTGCCCACCGACTGGCTCAGCGGCAAGGGGGCGGGGGCCATCGCCCAGGCCATCGACAGCCTGCTGGCCGAGGTGGCGAGCGATCCGGCGCACCAGTTGCGCTCGGCGCTCGATGCCGCGGTGCAGCGCCTGATCGAGCGGCTTCAAACCGATCCCGACTGGGAGCGGCGCGGCCTGGAGCTGCGCGAGTACCTGCAGAACGACGAGACCCTGGGCCGCTACGTGCACGACCTGTGGACGAACCTGCGCGAGCGGTTGCAGAAGGACCTGGCCGACGACGACTCCGAGATCTCCCGCAGGGTGGCCGCCATGGGGCAATGGCTGGGCATGGCCCTGGCAGGCGACCCCGCGCTGCGCGTGCGTCTGAACGTGCGCCTGCAGCTCTGGGCCACGCAGGTGGCGCCCGACCTGTCGCAGTTCGTGGCCGAGCACATCCGCAACACCGTGGACCGGTGGGATGCCAAGGAAATGGCGCGGCTCGTGGAGCTGCACATCGGCAGTGACCTGCAGTTCATCCGCATCAACGGCACCGTGGTCGGCGGCCTGATCGGACTCGTGCTGTTCGCGCTATCGCACGCGCGGGAAATCGCCCAGGGGCTGGGAATCCTCGCCGCCGGCTGA
- the ltaE gene encoding low-specificity L-threonine aldolase, with protein sequence MHDFRSDTVTQPTAAMREAMQGAPLGDDVFGDDPSVNDLQNHAAELLGFDAALFAPSGTQANLIALMGHCQRGDEAIVGQSWHTYRWEGGGMATLGSIHPQPIENRADGTLCLRDIAAAIKPDDPHFARTRLVVLENTAGGQVLPNPYIADVAALARSRQLSMHLDGARLFNAATANAMAHGTDVYDEARAICAHFDSASICLSKGLGAPVGSLLLGSHDFIARARRTRKMLGGAMRQVGMLAAAGHYALDHHVRRMADDHTLLRSLAEGLAEVGRSHPVLRRRLSVASAHTNILFTDVHSDIAPALMAWLSQHGIYVTRSLCGGQIRLRWVTHLDVGPEDVEHTLGCVEAFQG encoded by the coding sequence ATGCACGACTTCCGCAGCGATACCGTCACGCAGCCCACTGCCGCCATGCGTGAAGCCATGCAGGGCGCCCCCCTGGGCGACGACGTCTTCGGCGACGACCCTTCCGTGAACGACCTGCAGAACCATGCCGCGGAACTTCTCGGGTTCGACGCCGCGCTGTTCGCCCCCAGCGGCACGCAGGCCAACCTCATTGCGCTCATGGGCCACTGCCAGCGGGGGGACGAAGCCATCGTGGGCCAGAGCTGGCACACCTACCGCTGGGAAGGCGGCGGCATGGCGACGCTGGGCTCCATCCATCCCCAGCCCATCGAGAACCGCGCCGACGGCACGTTGTGCCTGCGCGACATCGCCGCTGCCATCAAGCCGGACGACCCTCACTTCGCCCGCACCCGCCTGGTGGTGCTGGAAAACACGGCCGGCGGCCAGGTCCTGCCCAACCCGTACATCGCCGACGTGGCCGCCCTCGCGCGCAGCCGCCAGCTGTCCATGCACCTCGACGGCGCACGACTGTTCAATGCGGCGACCGCCAACGCCATGGCCCACGGCACGGACGTGTACGACGAGGCGCGCGCCATCTGCGCGCATTTCGACTCCGCGTCGATCTGCCTGAGCAAGGGCCTGGGCGCTCCCGTGGGCTCCCTGCTGCTCGGCTCCCACGACTTCATCGCGCGCGCCCGCCGCACCCGCAAGATGCTGGGCGGCGCCATGCGGCAGGTCGGCATGCTCGCTGCCGCAGGGCACTACGCCCTGGACCACCACGTGCGCCGCATGGCGGACGACCACACCCTGCTGCGCTCGCTGGCCGAGGGCCTGGCGGAGGTCGGCCGCAGCCATCCGGTGCTGCGCCGGCGCCTCAGCGTGGCCTCCGCGCACACCAACATCCTGTTCACCGACGTGCACTCCGACATCGCCCCGGCCCTGATGGCCTGGCTGTCCCAGCACGGCATCTACGTCACGCGCAGCCTCTGCGGCGGGCAGATCCGCCTGCGCTGGGTCACCCACCTGGACGTGGGGCCCGAAGATGTCGAACACACCCTGGGCTGCGTCGAGGCATTCCAGGGCTGA